The Blastocatellia bacterium genomic sequence CAGCCGACTACTGTTCGGATCAGCGTCTAGATCACCACAGGTCGTGGTTATGGGGTTTATGTACACAGAGTTGGTGCCCAGATTCACCCCGTTCGCTCTCATGATCAGAACGGCCCTCTGCGCTGTATCCAGGGTTGATGGGAGCGTGAAAGTCACTGTACGTGAGCTGACGCTATCGCTCAAACTTGTTGTCCCGTTCAGGATGATCACGTAGTCTGCGCCCGCAAGCGCCGATGTGTTGAGCGCCATCAGCGCAAGCGCACTGAGGAGCAGGGCTCCTACGGTGTAGCGCGTGCGAGTTGATTTCGTCGGTTTCATGGTTTCCTCTCTCCTTTTTCTGGATTTGGGTTCTTCCCATAAGGTTAAAGGTTGGGAACGCGGCTTGTGGCCTGAGCGACGCGGAAGAACCGTGGGTTGGCTCCCTGTGGGAGCGCGTCGCTTGAGCCGCGAGCTTCCCGCTGAAAAAAATGAAGCCGAAAAATTCGAATCATGAGAGCCCAGTTGTTTCATCTCTTCTCTCCCAGGCGGCCTTCGTCCAACGAATCCGCACAGATGAGAAGTCGCCCGTCAGGTGTGTCGGTGAAGTGCACCTTCTCTGCTTCCACCCACCGGTAGATGGTGCGCCGGCTCACCCCAACGACGCTGGCGACCTCTTCGGCTGTCAGCATCTTGACCTGCCGCGCACATTGCTCGCACCAAACTTGAATCGAACGCCTGCCCCGGCGGCTGACCAAGACTCGCTCGGTCTCCGCTATGATCTCTGTCTTCTTCTTCATCCTCGCGCCGCTAGCCATTTCGTTGCCCCTGCTCTGTTCGTTTGGTTGTCACTTCACGGTGAGCATATCCAAAGCGCGGAAGTGAAGTCTTTAGAAAGTTGTGAATTTGTTGTGAACAAGTTGTCAAAGTGGGTATGAACAAGCTTGTCAAGCAGCTTTGCGGGTTTTGGAAATGAGACTGGACCGG encodes the following:
- a CDS encoding helix-turn-helix domain-containing protein, which encodes MKKKTEIIAETERVLVSRRGRRSIQVWCEQCARQVKMLTAEEVASVVGVSRRTIYRWVEAEKVHFTDTPDGRLLICADSLDEGRLGEKR